A stretch of DNA from Natrinema halophilum:
TTTCACGCACCGCCGAATGGAGGCGTACTTCCGGGGATACGATCTGGGGCTGTCGTCCTCACCGAGCATTCGTTCGGCGGTCGTCCAGAGAACGGTTCCGAAGAAGCCGGAAATGAGAAAGCCAAGCGCCGAGCGGTTGAAGATGACTCCGTATCGGTCCTGGTCGTCGCGTAGGGCGTCCTGAGTCGCATAGACCGAGTAGTTGCCGTCCGCGACGGCGAGGACGGGCGTCGTGATCCCTCGCCGGGCACGGGCAGTCGATGCAACGTCGCCGTACGCGAACTCGGCTGGATCGGGGGCCTCACTCGCCGGCGTCACGATCAGATCGACGCTCACACCGGATTCGACTGCCGCACGCAACTCTGCCTCGAATCGTGTCAGTAGATCCGGCGTAAGCGACAGCGCGAGTTCGAATTCCGCGCCGTCGATAACCTCCTCGAGATAGCGGAGGATCGTCGATCTGGACTTTACCAGAGAGACGGCCTCCGTGTCACGAGCCGGCGCGGTGTAGCGCGCCTCGAGTTCCTGTATCATCTGTTCGAAGGACGTCTGGACGTCGTCGAATGATTCTGCGGGATCGATCGCGACCACCTTCATCGGGCGAGATTCACGGAGTTCGACCAGCCCACGATCGCTCAGACTACGGACGGTGTCGTACACTCGAGGTTGGGGAATTTCAGTCCGGTCTGCGATCTCGCTGGCCGTGAGTTGTCCCTGTTCTAAGACGGTGAGATAGGCGTCGATTTCGTACTCGCCGAGATTGAATCGGTCTCCGACGCGCTCGACGGTCGAGCGGAGTTCGTCTGGTGCCATAGAAGCCAGTACGGTCCCACCGGCTAAATGATTTATTATATACCGAGTAGCACCTGTTTTCGAAATCAGGTTGTCCCGAAACCAGTGACCGAATCTGAGGGTCAGAACCCTTAACAACTCCGGGCCAGAGTGTGTTGCCATGCGCGAGGTCGGACAGGTAAACGAAAGCGCCGCCGAGAGTTCGGCGACCGAGGCGATCCAGGAGATGCTTCCCGGAGACGTTCCCCCCGACGTGATCGAACTCGTCCTCGCACTCGTCGTCCTCGTCGTCGGCTGGTATCTCTCGAAGCTCGCCGTACGCTTTGCAGGTCGCACGGTCGCACGCCGAATCGAGCGACCGAGCGTCACACGGACCGTCCTGCGCGGCGTCCGACTCGCCGTTTTCCTGTGGGCGGGTACCATCGCTGCGGGTATCATCGGCGTCGGGAACACGCAGATTCTCCTATCAGTGACCGTCATCTCAGCAGTGGTCGCGATCGTTCTCGCACCCCTGGTCGGCAGCCTGATCAACGGCCTCTACGTGCTTGCGGATCGGCCCTACGAGATCGGCGATATGATAGAAGTCACCGACGCCGGTCACCGGGGATTCGTCGAAGACATCACGATCCGATACACCAAGATCTTCACCCTTCAGAACTCCTTCATCGTTATTCCTAACTCCGAGATTCACGCGCGCGACGTCATAAATTACTCCGCGGAGGACGAACGGACACGGATTTCGGTTGGCTTCGAGATCACCTACGAGAGCGATCTCGAGGCGGCCCGGCGGGCCGCCGAACGGGCCGCCCGCAACGTCGACAACGTCATCTCCGGCGGCCCGGACATCAGAATCGGGAGCGCTCGATACGTGGCTGCGCCGAACTGCCTCATTCGGGAGTACGGCGACCACGGTGTCGTCCTCGACGTATACTTCTGGATAAAACACCCCTACAAACAGGCCGTGGCCCGATCGGCGGTCCAGGAGGCGATCGGGACGCGCTTTGCGGAACTCGACGTCGAGTTTGCGTATCCGCACCGTCATCACGTATTCGACGGAACCAGCGGCGTCGCGCGACTGGCCGTCGACGATTCTGGCTTCGAGCGCCAGACCGCGGATTCGCCGGGCGAGCCGGCTAATCCGGACGAGAACCGCGCGAATTCGGCCG
This window harbors:
- the trmB gene encoding HTH-type sugar sensing transcriptional regulator TrmB, with product MAPDELRSTVERVGDRFNLGEYEIDAYLTVLEQGQLTASEIADRTEIPQPRVYDTVRSLSDRGLVELRESRPMKVVAIDPAESFDDVQTSFEQMIQELEARYTAPARDTEAVSLVKSRSTILRYLEEVIDGAEFELALSLTPDLLTRFEAELRAAVESGVSVDLIVTPASEAPDPAEFAYGDVASTARARRGITTPVLAVADGNYSVYATQDALRDDQDRYGVIFNRSALGFLISGFFGTVLWTTAERMLGEDDSPRSYPRKYASIRRCVKDLMDEGGEFYATIEGRDVEVGGHRIIRGRILDISFEVSEEVASLTIETEAGDEVSVGGRVAALEDVEAHEIHIGRNKPPTLEDD
- a CDS encoding mechanosensitive ion channel family protein — encoded protein: MREVGQVNESAAESSATEAIQEMLPGDVPPDVIELVLALVVLVVGWYLSKLAVRFAGRTVARRIERPSVTRTVLRGVRLAVFLWAGTIAAGIIGVGNTQILLSVTVISAVVAIVLAPLVGSLINGLYVLADRPYEIGDMIEVTDAGHRGFVEDITIRYTKIFTLQNSFIVIPNSEIHARDVINYSAEDERTRISVGFEITYESDLEAARRAAERAARNVDNVISGGPDIRIGSARYVAAPNCLIREYGDHGVVLDVYFWIKHPYKQAVARSAVQEAIGTRFAELDVEFAYPHRHHVFDGTSGVARLAVDDSGFERQTADSPGEPANPDENRANSADR